The proteins below come from a single Streptomyces sp. SCSIO 75703 genomic window:
- a CDS encoding glutamate-5-semialdehyde dehydrogenase, translating into MTTLSPYDSMSPVTQAAYRAKAAAADLAPLPRALKDDALLAVADALEVRTGEIVEANAQDVAKARAAGTADAMIDRLTLTPERIRAIAADVRDVVALPDPVGEVVRGSTLPNGIDLRQVRVPLGVVGIIYEGRPNVTVDAAALCLKSGNAVLLRGSSSAYQSNTALVRVLRDAVGGAGLPADAIQLVPGESRDSVRELMRARGLVDVLIPRGGASLIRTVVQESTVPVIETGTGNCHVYVDAHADLDTAIDILVNSKAHRVSVCNAAETLLVHQDIAPAFLPRALDALADAGITVHADERVLAHAKDTRATLVEATPEDWETEYLSHDIAAAVVDSLDKAVEHIRLWTSGHTEAIVTSSQQAARRFTQLVDSTTVAVNASTRFTDGGQFGFGAEIGISTQKLHARGPMGLPELTSTKYIVTGDGHVRR; encoded by the coding sequence ATGACCACGCTCTCGCCGTACGACTCGATGTCCCCGGTCACCCAGGCCGCCTACCGGGCCAAGGCCGCCGCCGCCGACCTCGCGCCGCTGCCGCGAGCCCTCAAGGACGACGCGCTGCTCGCCGTGGCCGACGCCCTCGAGGTCCGCACCGGCGAGATCGTCGAAGCCAACGCCCAGGACGTGGCCAAGGCCCGCGCCGCCGGCACCGCCGACGCCATGATCGACCGGCTCACCCTCACCCCCGAGCGGATCCGCGCCATCGCCGCCGACGTCCGCGACGTCGTCGCCCTCCCCGACCCCGTCGGCGAGGTCGTCCGCGGCTCCACCCTCCCCAACGGCATCGACCTGCGCCAGGTCCGCGTCCCCCTCGGCGTCGTCGGCATCATCTACGAAGGCCGCCCCAACGTCACCGTCGACGCCGCCGCCCTCTGCCTCAAGTCCGGCAACGCCGTCCTCCTGCGCGGCTCCTCCTCCGCCTACCAGTCCAACACCGCCCTCGTCCGCGTCCTCCGCGACGCCGTCGGCGGCGCCGGACTGCCCGCCGACGCGATCCAGCTCGTCCCCGGCGAGAGCCGCGACAGCGTCCGCGAGCTGATGCGCGCCCGCGGCCTCGTCGACGTCCTCATCCCGCGCGGCGGCGCCTCCCTCATCCGCACCGTCGTCCAGGAATCCACCGTCCCCGTCATCGAGACCGGCACCGGCAACTGCCACGTCTACGTCGACGCCCACGCCGACCTCGACACGGCCATCGACATCCTCGTCAACTCCAAGGCACACCGCGTCAGCGTCTGCAACGCCGCCGAGACCCTCCTCGTCCACCAGGACATCGCCCCCGCCTTCCTGCCCCGCGCCCTGGACGCCCTCGCCGACGCCGGCATCACCGTCCACGCCGACGAACGCGTCCTCGCCCACGCCAAGGACACCCGCGCCACCCTCGTCGAGGCCACCCCCGAGGACTGGGAGACCGAATACCTCTCCCACGACATCGCCGCCGCCGTCGTCGACTCCCTGGACAAGGCCGTCGAACACATCCGCCTGTGGACCTCCGGTCACACCGAGGCCATCGTCACCAGCTCGCAGCAGGCCGCCCGCCGCTTCACCCAACTGGTCGACTCCACCACCGTCGCCGTCAACGCCTCCACCCGCTTCACCGACGGCGGCCAGTTCGGCTTCGGCGCCGAGATCGGCATCTCCACCCAGAAGCTGCACGCCCGCGGCCCCATGGGCCTGCCCGAGCTGACCAGCACCAAGTACATCGTCACCGGCGACGGACACGTACGCCGCTGA